One Oryza brachyantha chromosome 3, ObraRS2, whole genome shotgun sequence DNA segment encodes these proteins:
- the LOC102716483 gene encoding GEM-like protein 1, with amino-acid sequence MNPPPTAAVSAGGDHAAAPAAAAASDYAHYPRLSPEDVAPPPPPPYHAAAAASAPAFSGNPYVSSPAGGVAPASKNTMDTVKDVLGKMGKRFGEAARKTETLTGNFWQHLKTGPSITDAAMGRVSQITKVIAEGGYDKIFHQTFDVLPDEKLKKPYACYLSTSAGPVMGVLYLSNKKLAFCSDNPLAYKVGDKDEWSYYKVVIPHTQLRSVNPSTSRTNASEKYIQVVSVDNHEFWFMGFVYYDSAVKNLQEALQEAQNLRA; translated from the exons CGCCGCCGACAGCTGCCGTCTCCGCCGGAGGAGACCatgccgcggcgccggccgccgctgcagcgTCCGACTACGCCCACTACCCGAGGCTATCGCCGGAGGACGTGgccccgcctccccctccgccttaccacgccgccgccgccgcctccgcgccggccTTCTCAGGCAACCCCTACGTCTCCTCCCCCGCCGGTGGCGTCGCGCCCGCCTCGAAGA ATACAATGGATACGGTGAAGGATGTGCTGGGGAAGATGGGGAAGAGGTTTGGCGAGGCAGCCCGCAAGACGGAGACCCTCACCGGCAACTTCTGGCAACACT TGAAAACTGGACCAAGCATTACAGACGCAGCAATGGGCAGGGTCTCCCAGATCACTAAAGTCATAGCAGAAGGTGGATATGATAAAATCTTCCATCAAACTTTTGATGTCCTCCCTGATGAAAAACTGAAGAAACCATATGCATGTTATCTGTCAACCTCTGCCGGTCCTGTCATGGGTGTGCTATACCTGTCCAATAAGAAGTTGGCATTCTGTAGCGACAATCCACTTGCTTACAAGGTTGGAGATAAAGATGAGTGGAGCTACTACAAG GTTGTTATTCCCCACACCCAACTGAGGTCAGTTAATCCTTCAACAAGCAGAACAAATGCATCTGAGAAATACATCCAGGTGGTTTCTGTTGACAATCACGAGTTCTGGTTCATGGGCTTCGTGTACTACGACAGCGCCGTAAAGAATCTGCAGGAAGCACTTCAGGAGGCTCAGAATCTACGAGCTTAG
- the LOC102716763 gene encoding bet1-like protein At1g29060, which produces MASGAYGSREGLTARPGASSSSSEVSLQIDPITADLDDHILGLHRQVRKLRGVAQEIETEAKYQNDFISQLQMTLTKAQAGVKNNMRRINKKIIQNGSNHLVHVILFALACFFLVYLVSKFSRR; this is translated from the exons ATGGCGAGCGGCGCCTACGGTTCAAG GGAAGGGCTGACGGCTAGGCCAGGTGCATCATCAAGCTCCAGCGAGGTTTCGCTTCAGATCGACCCGATTACTGCTGATTTGGATGATCATATTCTCGGACTTCATAGACAAGTCCGTAAACTAAGAGGA GTTGCCCAAGAGATCGAAACAGAGGCCAAGTACCAAAATGATTTCATCTCTCAGCTG CAAATGACACTGACGAAGGCGCAGGCAGGGGTCAAGAACAACATGAGGAGaataaacaagaaaatcaTACAGAATGGTTCAAATCATCTTGTTCATGTAATCCTTTTCGCTCTTGCCTGTTTCTTTCTAGTGTACCTCGTGTCCAAGTTCTCTAGGAGATGA
- the LOC102709825 gene encoding purine permease 3-like: MATTSAAAAVSAGTAAMQETKAMPSGSPPSGSASPARYRPSWLVIFSACLVLLGAGGPLLLRVYFVHGGSRLWLSAMLQISGWPLLLPPLCVSLYRSRRHGILNLLLPRRLVAAAAVLGGFYAVSCFVYGLGSQALPLSTSSLLLATQLAFTAVFAFLFVGLRFTPFSANAVVLLTIGPAVLGVGPSSGKPAGQSSKAYWTGFCEAIAAAALAGLVLPLVEVAMAKYGRRTGPAARVPPPYATVMQMQAVMGAAGTVVCLLGMAIKGDFQAVPQEAAAFGLGTTKYYLVLVWDAVSWQLLNLGIMGLITCASSLLAGIMIAVLLPLSQVLAVIFLHEKFDGTKGIALVLSLWGFASYLYGEKAQKKLEAQRMMAEQEVALAQKTADVESPAH, translated from the coding sequence CGGCTCGCCGCCCAGTGGgagcgcgtcgccggcgaggtacCGGCCGTCGTGGCTGGTCATATTCAGCGCCTgcctcgtcctcctcggcgccggcgggccgctcctcctccgggTTTACTTCGTGCACGGCGGGAGCCGCCTCTGGCTGTCCGCCATGCTCCAGATCTCCGGATGGCCGCTCTTGCTCCCGCCGCTCTGCGTGTCGCTCTACCGCAGCCGCAGGCATGGGATCctcaacctcctcctcccgcggcggctcgtcgccgctgccgccgtgctTGGTGGGTTCTACGCCGTGTCGTGCTTCGTGTACGGGCTGGGTTCGCAGGCGCTGCCGCTGTCCACGTCGTCCCTGCTGCTGGCGACGCAGCTCGCCTTCACCGCCGTGTTCGCGTTCCTGTTCGTGGGGCTCCGCTTCACCCCATTCTCGGCCAACGCCGTCGTGCTGCTCACCATCGGCCCGGCGGTGCTTGGAGTCGGGCCGTCGTCCGGGAAGCCGGCGGGCCAGTCCTCCAAGGCGTACTGGACGGGGTTCTGCGAGGccatcgccgcggcggcgctcgccggGCTGGTGCTTCCCCTCGTCGAGGTCGCCATGGCTAAATACGGCCGTCGCACGGGCCCCGCCGCGAGGGTGCCCCCGCCCTACGCCACCGTGATGCAGATGCAGGCGGTGATGGGCGCCGCCGGCACGGTGGTGTGCCTGCTCGGCATGGCCATCAAGGGCGACTTCCAGGCGGTGCcgcaggaggcggcggcgttcggGCTCGGCACGACCAAGTACTACCTCGTCCTCGTGTGGGACGCCGTGTCGTGGCAGCTGCTCAACCTGGGGATCATGGGGCTCATCACTTGCGCGTCGTCGCTCCTCGCCGGCATCATGATCGCCGTGCTCCTGCCCCTCTCGCAGGTCCTCGCCGTCATCTTCCTCCACGAGAAGTTCGACGGCACCAAGGGCATCGCGCTCGTGCTCTCCCTCTGGGGATTCGCCTCCTACCTCTACGGCGAGAAGGCGCAGAAGAAGCTGGAGGCTCAGAGGATGATGGCTGAGCAGGAGGTGGCGCTGGCACAGAAGACTGCTGACGTGGAGTCGCCGGCTCATTGA